ATCGCTCAATCTGGCCGTCCAGGCCCGGTGGTTGTTGATATTCCTAAGAATATGACATTGCCGAATGAACGATACGAGTACAGTTACCCAAGCAAAGTCAAACTTCGTTCTTATAACCCTGCCATGAAAGGTCATACCGGTCAGATTAAGAAAGCCGTTGATATGATCTTTGAAGCCAAGCGCCCGGTTATTTATGCCGGTGGTGGTGTTATTTTGGGTAAAGCCAGCCCACAGTTAACTGAACTGGCAAAATTGTTAGATGTTCCTGTAACTAATACCTTGATGGGCTTAGGTTCGTACCCGGCAACCGATCGTCAATACGTAGGCATGCTGGGTATGCATGGTACGTATGAAGCGAATATGACAATGCATCACAGTGATTTGATCATTGCTATCGGTGCTCGCTTCGATGACCGTGTAACCAATAACACGACCAAGTTCTGTCCAAACGCTAAGATCGTTCATGTGGATATTGATCCGGCATCCATCTCAAAAACCATCGATGCTCACGTGCCGATTGTAGGTCCAGTAGATCAAGTATTGGATGAAATGCTTGATTTGGTTAAGGCGTCTAAGAAAGTTATTGAGAAAGAAGCCTTGGCAAGCTGGTGGCGCCAGGTTGATGAGTGGAAAGCTTATCATGGTATGCGTTATAGCACTGAAAGTGAGTTCATTAAGCCACAGCAAGCCGTTGAGATGCTTTACAAAGTGACTAATGGTGATGCGTATGTGACCTCGGATGTAGGTCAACACCAGATGTTTGCGGCTCAATACTACAAGTTTGATAAGCCAAACCGTTGGATTAACTCCGGTGGTTTGGGAACGATGGGCTTTGGTCTACCTGCTGCGATGGGGATCAAGCTGAACTATCCAGACAATGACGTAGTATGTGTTACTGGTGAAGGTAGCTTCCAGATGAACATCCAGGAGCTTTCAACCTGTAAACAATATAACTTGCCTGTGAAAATTTTGAACCTGAACAACCAGGCGTTGGGCATGGTTAAACAGTGGCAGGATTTGAACTACGAGGCGCGTCACGCTCATTCATACATGGAGTCTTTGCCTGACTTCCAGAAGTTGATTGAAGCATATGGGCACGTTGCAATGCGTGTTGAAAAACTGAGTGACCTTGAGGCCGCAATGACAGAAGCCTTTGCGTTGAAAGATCGCTTAGTGTTTATGGATGTAATGGTTGATCCGACCGAACACGTGTACCCAATGCAGGTACCGACAGGATCAATGAGAGATATGATGTTGAGTAAGACGGAGCGTACCTAATGAGACACATTATTTCAGTATTACTGGAGAATGAGCCGGGTGCGCTATCTCGTGTTGTTGGTTTGTTTTCTCAAAGAAACTACAACATTGAGACCCTGACAGTAGCACCAACAGAAGATCCGACATTGTCTCGTTTGACGGTGACCACGATTGGCTCTGATAAGGTTATCGAGCAGATCACTAAGCAGCTAAACAAGCTGGTGGAAGTGGTTAAATTGGTTGATCTTACCGAAGGTGCTCATGTTGAGCGCGAATTGCTGTTGATCAAAGTACGTGCTTCCGGTGCTCAGCGCGCTGAAATTAAGCGTACAGCGGATGTTTTCCGTGCTCAAATAATTGATATGACGCCGTCGGTTTATACCATTCAGGTGGTGGGAACTTCGGATAAGTTGGATGCCTTTATTCAAGCGATTGGTAATGCATCGGTTCTTGAAGTTGTTCGCTCTGGTGTGTCTGGTATTGCACGTGGCGAAAAAGTACTTGGCCTTTAATAAATTCCATTTGGCGTTGTTTTGAGCAGTAGGCTGACGCCAGTTAAAAAAGACTATACAATGCCGAGCTTTATTTGGCTTGGCGACTGAAAAATTGAGGAATACCATGCAAGTTTATTACGATAAAGATTGTAACATCGAGATCATCAAAGGTAAGAAAGTAACTATCGTTGGTTACGGTTCACAAGGCCACGCTCACGCTTGTAACCTTAAAGACTCAGGTGTAGATGTAACTGTTGCTCTTCGTGCAGGTTCATCTTCAATCGCTAAAGCAGAAGCACACGGTCTTAAAGTTATGGACAACGTTGCTGATGCAGTAGCTCAAGCTGATCTTGTTATGATTTTGACTCCAGACGAGTTCCAGTCTCAGCTTTATAAGCAAGACATTGAGCCAAACTTGAAAGAAGGTGCAACTCTTGCATTTGCACACGGTTTTGCAATCCATTACAACCAGATCGTTCCTCGTAAAGATCTAGACGTAATCATGATTGCTCCTAAAGCACCTGGTCACACTGTACGTTCTGAATTCGTACGTGGCGGCGGTATTCCTGATTTGATCGCTATTTTCCAAGATGCGTCTGGTAATGCGAAAGATGTTGCTCTTTCTTACGCTTCAGGCGTTGGTGGTGGTCGTACTGGTATCATCGAAACTACTTTCAAAGATGAAACTGAAACTGACTTGTTCGGTGAGCAAGCTGTTCTTTGTGGTGGTGCTGTTGAGCTTGTTAAAATGGGCTTCGAAACGCTTACTGAAGCTGGTTACGCTCCAGAAATGGCATACTTCGAATGTCTTCACGAGTTGAAATTGATCGTAGACCTAATGTTCGAAGGTGGTATCGCGAACATGAACTACTCAATTTCTAACAACGCTGAATACGGTGAGTACGTAACAGGTCCTCGCGTAATCAACGAAGAATCTCGTAAAGCAATGCGCGCTGCATTGAAAGACATTCAAGATGGCGTTTATGCTAAGAAATTCATCCTAGAAGGTCAGTCTAACTACCCTGAGATGACTGCATGGCGTCGTAACAACGCTGCTCACCCAATTGAGCAGGTTGGTGGTAAGCTACGTGAGATGATGCCTTGGATTGCAGCGAATAAAATCGTTGACCAAGAGAAGAACTAAGTCTTCTTGTAGTAATAAAGAGCGCGGTTTAGACCGCGCTTTTTTGTGCCTGTAGGGAAATAGCCGTTTCTTTCATTGGCTTGTCAT
Above is a genomic segment from Litoribrevibacter albus containing:
- a CDS encoding acetolactate synthase 3 large subunit, which codes for MELLSGGDMLIRALRDEGVEYIYGYPGGAALHIYDALYRQSDVKHVLVRHEQAATHMADGYARASGKAGVVLVTSGPGATNTVTGIATAYMDSIPMVVLTAQVPTHLIGEDAFQETDMIGVSRPIVKHSMSVKTPEEIPEVVKKAFYIAQSGRPGPVVVDIPKNMTLPNERYEYSYPSKVKLRSYNPAMKGHTGQIKKAVDMIFEAKRPVIYAGGGVILGKASPQLTELAKLLDVPVTNTLMGLGSYPATDRQYVGMLGMHGTYEANMTMHHSDLIIAIGARFDDRVTNNTTKFCPNAKIVHVDIDPASISKTIDAHVPIVGPVDQVLDEMLDLVKASKKVIEKEALASWWRQVDEWKAYHGMRYSTESEFIKPQQAVEMLYKVTNGDAYVTSDVGQHQMFAAQYYKFDKPNRWINSGGLGTMGFGLPAAMGIKLNYPDNDVVCVTGEGSFQMNIQELSTCKQYNLPVKILNLNNQALGMVKQWQDLNYEARHAHSYMESLPDFQKLIEAYGHVAMRVEKLSDLEAAMTEAFALKDRLVFMDVMVDPTEHVYPMQVPTGSMRDMMLSKTERT
- the ilvN gene encoding acetolactate synthase small subunit, yielding MRHIISVLLENEPGALSRVVGLFSQRNYNIETLTVAPTEDPTLSRLTVTTIGSDKVIEQITKQLNKLVEVVKLVDLTEGAHVERELLLIKVRASGAQRAEIKRTADVFRAQIIDMTPSVYTIQVVGTSDKLDAFIQAIGNASVLEVVRSGVSGIARGEKVLGL
- the ilvC gene encoding ketol-acid reductoisomerase, whose translation is MQVYYDKDCNIEIIKGKKVTIVGYGSQGHAHACNLKDSGVDVTVALRAGSSSIAKAEAHGLKVMDNVADAVAQADLVMILTPDEFQSQLYKQDIEPNLKEGATLAFAHGFAIHYNQIVPRKDLDVIMIAPKAPGHTVRSEFVRGGGIPDLIAIFQDASGNAKDVALSYASGVGGGRTGIIETTFKDETETDLFGEQAVLCGGAVELVKMGFETLTEAGYAPEMAYFECLHELKLIVDLMFEGGIANMNYSISNNAEYGEYVTGPRVINEESRKAMRAALKDIQDGVYAKKFILEGQSNYPEMTAWRRNNAAHPIEQVGGKLREMMPWIAANKIVDQEKN